A genomic stretch from Mesomycoplasma neurolyticum includes:
- the tsf gene encoding translation elongation factor Ts — protein sequence MEKVNTMSLIKELRERTDAPFIECKKALESSGWNIDKAIDWLQNNGKVKAAKKAGRIAAEGLVSIAKNEKSVVILEINSETDFVAKNAQFVNLVTKISNILLENDFTTNDEALKLKNEEGVTVEELTTIATATIGEKIVFRRANKFNYNPMTQVAGTYVHTNGRIASIVILNGKDEEVAKNISMHISAMNPEYTFVTDYPKDEYEKLKQEFTNELNKSEKDSKKPENIKSMMIQGKIEKELSKFVLELQEFVVDSSFKVKKYLESKNSSIVSVVRYEVGEGIEKKENNFVAEVNAQLAEATKK from the coding sequence GTGGAAAAAGTGAATACAATGTCTTTAATTAAAGAACTTAGAGAAAGAACTGATGCTCCATTTATAGAGTGTAAAAAAGCATTAGAAAGTTCTGGATGAAATATTGATAAAGCTATTGATTGATTGCAAAATAATGGGAAAGTTAAAGCAGCGAAAAAAGCAGGCAGAATAGCTGCAGAAGGTCTTGTTTCAATTGCGAAAAATGAAAAAAGTGTTGTTATTTTAGAAATTAATTCTGAAACTGATTTTGTTGCTAAAAATGCACAATTTGTTAATTTAGTTACAAAAATTTCAAATATTTTACTAGAAAATGATTTCACAACTAATGATGAAGCACTCAAACTCAAAAACGAAGAAGGTGTTACAGTTGAGGAACTAACAACTATAGCAACAGCTACAATTGGTGAAAAAATTGTATTTAGAAGAGCAAATAAATTTAATTATAACCCAATGACTCAAGTTGCCGGAACCTATGTTCATACAAATGGAAGAATCGCTTCAATTGTTATACTAAATGGTAAAGATGAAGAAGTTGCAAAAAATATTTCAATGCATATTTCAGCAATGAATCCTGAATATACGTTTGTAACTGATTATCCAAAAGATGAATATGAAAAATTAAAACAAGAATTTACTAATGAGTTAAATAAATCAGAGAAGGATAGCAAAAAACCTGAAAATATTAAATCTATGATGATACAAGGGAAAATTGAAAAAGAATTATCTAAATTTGTTTTAGAACTTCAAGAATTTGTTGTAGATTCATCTTTTAAAGTTAAGAAATATCTTGAAAGTAAAAATTCGTCTATTGTGTCTGTTGTGCGTTATGAAGTTGGTGAAGGAATTGAGAAAAAAGAAAATAATTTTGTCGCTGAAGTAAATGCGCAATTGGCTGAAGCAACAAAAAAATAA
- a CDS encoding ATP-binding cassette domain-containing protein: MKKDNLIEINNLLFKYDKENILNIKKLEIKEKKWISIVGPSGAGKTTLLNLISQINIDDTSSIKLKNNLKTHEIGYILQNHALYEEAKVSTNIYLSAKNSFKWKKEKYLNFYNNFLQENNISNSDKIKKILKKYNNSISEYKAKLILLKLKILVSLKLKTLKNIFVFLKQQKLKSFFNDELKIIAKKLEIQNILNKKAKNISGGQKQRVAIAKALIKKNILLLLDEPFSALDVQIKEKTLKLLKKIKEDFDLSIVMVTHDQNDALKISDKILLINKGQIIQYDEPQKIFEKPFNLFAANFFSNPSIVLIKKCDSHDVYIREDKIFINLDSSGDFIIKNKKYLGNNFLYTIYNPTFEITWKSMSKNNFNVNDRVKVYLNKKDFLFFNKEGIRYEKNT, translated from the coding sequence ATGAAAAAAGATAATTTAATTGAAATAAATAATTTATTATTTAAATATGATAAAGAAAATATATTAAATATAAAAAAATTAGAGATAAAAGAAAAAAAATGAATTTCAATTGTTGGTCCTTCAGGAGCAGGTAAAACAACACTTTTAAATTTAATATCTCAAATTAATATAGATGATACTTCATCAATAAAATTAAAAAACAATTTAAAAACTCATGAAATTGGTTATATTTTACAGAATCATGCATTGTATGAAGAAGCTAAGGTTTCAACAAATATTTATTTAAGTGCTAAAAATTCCTTCAAATGAAAAAAAGAAAAATACTTGAATTTTTATAATAATTTTTTACAAGAAAACAATATTTCAAATAGTGATAAAATAAAAAAAATATTAAAAAAATACAATAATAGTATTTCAGAATATAAAGCAAAATTAATATTGCTAAAATTAAAAATTTTAGTTAGTTTAAAATTAAAAACATTGAAAAATATTTTTGTCTTTTTAAAGCAACAAAAATTAAAATCTTTTTTTAATGATGAATTAAAAATAATTGCTAAAAAATTAGAAATTCAAAATATTTTAAATAAAAAAGCCAAAAATATTTCAGGTGGGCAAAAACAAAGAGTTGCAATTGCTAAAGCATTAATCAAAAAAAATATTTTATTATTATTAGATGAACCATTTTCAGCTTTAGATGTTCAAATAAAAGAAAAGACATTAAAATTATTAAAAAAGATTAAGGAAGATTTTGACTTATCTATTGTTATGGTGACTCATGATCAAAATGATGCTTTAAAGATTAGTGATAAAATACTTTTAATAAATAAAGGCCAAATTATACAATATGATGAGCCACAAAAAATTTTCGAAAAACCTTTTAATCTTTTTGCAGCTAATTTTTTTAGTAATCCTAGTATCGTATTAATTAAAAAATGCGATTCTCATGATGTATATATAAGAGAAGACAAAATTTTTATAAATCTTGATTCTTCAGGTGATTTTATAATAAAAAATAAAAAATATTTAGGAAATAATTTTCTTTATACAATTTATAATCCAACTTTTGAAATAACATGAAAATCAATGTCAAAAAATAATTTTAATGTTA